In the genome of Populus trichocarpa isolate Nisqually-1 chromosome 6, P.trichocarpa_v4.1, whole genome shotgun sequence, one region contains:
- the LOC18100233 gene encoding probable DNA helicase MCM8 isoform X1: protein MYGTHGESASRKKQHHHYASDDVVNILATYCPSNELAVDEEKLMLTCHLIHFFSNTPPGEDLASQVKDKNGAYYLSIDFQQFQNIRELEEFYATLEEKPKVALSCMGAAVHKVFLSKCEDNFLDDGMKINIRLHNYPESMIALKNLKAAYIDKLVSVRGSVVKVSNVRPLVVQMNFNCAKCKYSILRIFPDGKFSPPTVCSLNGCKSRTFNPIRSSARAIDFQKIRLQELLRSEDHEEGRVPRTVECELTEDLVDACIPGDVVTVTGIIKTFNSNLDTGGGKSKNKNQGFYYLYLEVVSIKNSKLQSTSDNLQDSKCNARATELSDLFSFSPRDLEFIVKFSEEHGSDIFRQILQSICPSIYGHELVKAGITLALFGGVRKHSMDPNKVPVRGDIHVIIVGDPGLGKSQLLQAAAAVCPRGIYVCGNATTNAGLTVAVVKDAKTSDYAFEAGAMVLADSGLCCIDEFDKMSAEHQSLLEAMEQQCVSVAKAGLLASLSARTSVLAAANPVGGHYNRAKTVNENLKMSAALLSRFDLVFILLDKPDEVLDKRVSDHIISLHAGYGEYSQAAKKLRTASLHGGIDMSVRNGSLVSRLRLDPKKDADFAPLPGPLLRKYIAYARTYVFPRMSKPAAEILQKFYLQLRDHNTSADCTPITARQLESLVRLAEARARLELREEVTAQDATDVVEIMKESLYDKYVDEHGVVDFGRSGGMSQQKEAKRFLSALNRQSELQRKDTFSISEIYSLADRIGLRVPDIDTFVDNLNSAGYLLKKGPKTFQVLTSSYSRSQSSRG from the exons ATGTACGGAACACATGGAGAGAGCGCGAGCAGAAAGAAGCAACACCACCACTACGCAAGCGACGACGTCGTTAACATATTGGCCACATACTGCCCTTCAAACGAGTTGGCTGTCGACGAAGAAAAGCTGATGCTCACTTGTCATCTCATTCACTTCTTTAGCAATACTCCTCCTGGTGAGGATCTCGCTTCTCAG GTAAAGGATAAAAATGGAGCGTACTATTTGTCTATTGATTTTcaacaatttcaaaatataCGTGAACTTGAGGAATTCTATGCAACTTTAGAAGAGAAACCTAAAGTAGCTCTCTCGTGCATGGGGGCTGCAGTTCACAAG GTGTTTTTGAGCAAATGCGAGGACAACTTCTTAGATGATGGCATGAAGATAAACATCCGTCTTCACAACTACCCTGAATCTATGATTGCTTTGAAGAACCTAAAAGCAGCATATATTG ACAAGCTTGTATCTGTGCGGGGGAGTGTGGTTAAAGTTAGCAATGTGAGGCCACTAGTGGTACAAATGAATTTCAACTGTGCGAAGTGCAAATACAGCATTTTACGTATATTTCCTGATGGAAAATTTTCACCACCAACTGTTTGCTCTTTAAATGGGTGCAAGAGCAGAACTTTCAATCCAATTAGATCTTCTGCTAGAGCCATAGATTTTCAGAAAATAAG GCTACAGGAATTACTAAGATCTGAAGATCATGAAGAAGGACGGGTGCCACGAACAGTGGAATGCGAATTGACTGAAGATCTTGTTGATGCATGCATCCCTGGAGATGTGGTGACTGTCACTGGCATTATAAAAACATTCAATAGCAATTTGGATACAGGAGGAG gaaaatcaaaaaacaaaaatcaaggattttattatttgtatctAGAAGTGGTCTCTATAAAAAACTCGAAGTTGCAATCTACATCTGACAATTTGCAAGATTCCAAATGTAATGCAAGAGCTACAGAACTGTCTGATCTGTTCTCATTCTCTCCACGAGATCTGGAATTTATTGTGAAGTTCTCAGAAGAACATGGTTCAGATATCTTCCGGCAAATACTTCAGTCAATATGTCCATCTATCTATGGACACGAGCTTGTTAAAG CGGGGATAACATTAGCACTGTTTGGAGGTGTCCGGAAGCATTCAATGGATCCGAATAAGGTCCCTGTCAGAGGAGACATCCATGTTATAATTGTTG GTGATCCTGGACTAGGCAAGAGTCAATTACTGCAAGCAGCAGCAGCTGTTTGTCCACGTGGCATTTATGTGTGTGGCAACGCTACAACTAATGCTGGCCTCACTGTAGCTGTGGTCAAGGATGCCAAGACAAGTGACTATGCTTTTGAGGCTG GGGCAATGGTGCTCGCAGACAGTGGACTCTGTTGTATTGATGAATTTGATAAAATGTCTGCAGAACATCAG TCTCTTCTAGAAGCTATGGAGCAGCAATGTGTCTCTGTTGCTAAGGCTGGTCTCCTTGCAAGTTTATCAGCACGAACTTCTGTTTTAGCAGCGGCAAATCCTGTTGGTGGTCATTACAA CCGTGCAAAGACAGTGAATGAGAACTTGAAAATGAGTGCTGCTCTTCTCTCAcggtttgatttggttttcatATTACTTGACAAACCTGATGAAGTGCTGGATAAACGAGTCTCAGATCACATCATATCA CTTCATGCTGGATATGGAGAATATTCACAAGCAGCCAAAAAGTTACGGACAG CATCACTGCATGGAGGCATAGATATGAGTGTAAGAAATGGATCCTTGGTTTCACGGTTAAGACTGGACCCAAAGAAGGATGCTGATTTTGCTCCATTACCTGGTCCACTTCTTCGCAAATATATTGCTTATGCTAGAACTTATGTCTTTCCTAG GATGTCAAAACCAGCAGCAGAAATACTACAGAAGTTCTACTTGCAGCTTAGAGACCACAATACATCAGCTGATTGTACACCAATAACAGCGAGGCAACTGGAAAGTTTGGTGAGGCTGGCTGAAGCTCGAGCTCGGCTAGAGTTGAGAGAAGAAGTAACAGCCCAAGATGCAACG GATGTGGTTGAAATAATGAAAGAATCCCTATATGATAAATATGTAGATGAGCACGGCGTTGTAGATTTTGGTCGAAGTGGGGGGATGAGTCAACAAAAGGAAGCAAAACGGTTTCTAAGTGCCCTCAATAGGCAGTCAGAGTTGCAGCGAAAAGATACCTTTTCAATTTCT GAAATATACAGTTTAGCAGACAGAATTGGCCTAAGAGTTCCAGATATCGACACGTTTGTGGATAACTTAAACAGTGCTGGTTATCTACTCAAGAAGGGACCGAAGACATTTCAG GTGCTAACATCTTCTTACTCCCGGAGTCAGTCATCAAGGGGGTAA
- the LOC18100233 gene encoding probable DNA helicase MCM8 isoform X2, translating to MYGTHGESASRKKQHHHYASDDVVNILATYCPSNELAVDEEKLMLTCHLIHFFSNTPPGEDLASQVKDKNGAYYLSIDFQQFQNIRELEEFYATLEEKPKVALSCMGAAVHKVFLSKCEDNFLDDGMKINIRLHNYPESMIALKNLKAAYIDKLVSVRGSVVKVSNVRPLVVQMNFNCAKCKYSILRIFPDGKFSPPTVCSLNGCKSRTFNPIRSSARAIDFQKIRLQELLRSEDHEEGRVPRTVECELTEDLVDACIPGDVVTVTGIIKTFNSNLDTGGGKSKNKNQGFYYLYLEVVSIKNSKLQSTSDNLQDSKCNARATELSDLFSFSPRDLEFIVKFSEEHGSDIFRQILQSICPSIYGHELVKAGITLALFGGVRKHSMDPNKVPVRGDIHVIIVGDPGLGKSQLLQAAAAVCPRGIYVCGNATTNAGLTVAVVKDAKTSDYAFEAGAMVLADSGLCCIDEFDKMSAEHQSLLEAMEQQCVSVAKAGLLASLSARTSVLAAANPVGGHYNRAKTVNENLKMSAALLSRFDLVFILLDKPDEVLDKRVSDHIISLHAGYGEYSQAAKKLRTASLHGGIDMSVRNGSLVSRLRLDPKKDADFAPLPGPLLRKYIAYARTYVFPRMSKPAAEILQKFYLQLRDHNTSADCTPITARQLESLVRLAEARARLELREEVTAQDATDVVEIMKESLYDKYVDEHGVVDFGRSGGMSQQKEAKRFLSALNRQSELQRKDTFSISEIYSLADRIGLRVPDIDTFVDNLNSAGYLLKKGPKTFQVL from the exons ATGTACGGAACACATGGAGAGAGCGCGAGCAGAAAGAAGCAACACCACCACTACGCAAGCGACGACGTCGTTAACATATTGGCCACATACTGCCCTTCAAACGAGTTGGCTGTCGACGAAGAAAAGCTGATGCTCACTTGTCATCTCATTCACTTCTTTAGCAATACTCCTCCTGGTGAGGATCTCGCTTCTCAG GTAAAGGATAAAAATGGAGCGTACTATTTGTCTATTGATTTTcaacaatttcaaaatataCGTGAACTTGAGGAATTCTATGCAACTTTAGAAGAGAAACCTAAAGTAGCTCTCTCGTGCATGGGGGCTGCAGTTCACAAG GTGTTTTTGAGCAAATGCGAGGACAACTTCTTAGATGATGGCATGAAGATAAACATCCGTCTTCACAACTACCCTGAATCTATGATTGCTTTGAAGAACCTAAAAGCAGCATATATTG ACAAGCTTGTATCTGTGCGGGGGAGTGTGGTTAAAGTTAGCAATGTGAGGCCACTAGTGGTACAAATGAATTTCAACTGTGCGAAGTGCAAATACAGCATTTTACGTATATTTCCTGATGGAAAATTTTCACCACCAACTGTTTGCTCTTTAAATGGGTGCAAGAGCAGAACTTTCAATCCAATTAGATCTTCTGCTAGAGCCATAGATTTTCAGAAAATAAG GCTACAGGAATTACTAAGATCTGAAGATCATGAAGAAGGACGGGTGCCACGAACAGTGGAATGCGAATTGACTGAAGATCTTGTTGATGCATGCATCCCTGGAGATGTGGTGACTGTCACTGGCATTATAAAAACATTCAATAGCAATTTGGATACAGGAGGAG gaaaatcaaaaaacaaaaatcaaggattttattatttgtatctAGAAGTGGTCTCTATAAAAAACTCGAAGTTGCAATCTACATCTGACAATTTGCAAGATTCCAAATGTAATGCAAGAGCTACAGAACTGTCTGATCTGTTCTCATTCTCTCCACGAGATCTGGAATTTATTGTGAAGTTCTCAGAAGAACATGGTTCAGATATCTTCCGGCAAATACTTCAGTCAATATGTCCATCTATCTATGGACACGAGCTTGTTAAAG CGGGGATAACATTAGCACTGTTTGGAGGTGTCCGGAAGCATTCAATGGATCCGAATAAGGTCCCTGTCAGAGGAGACATCCATGTTATAATTGTTG GTGATCCTGGACTAGGCAAGAGTCAATTACTGCAAGCAGCAGCAGCTGTTTGTCCACGTGGCATTTATGTGTGTGGCAACGCTACAACTAATGCTGGCCTCACTGTAGCTGTGGTCAAGGATGCCAAGACAAGTGACTATGCTTTTGAGGCTG GGGCAATGGTGCTCGCAGACAGTGGACTCTGTTGTATTGATGAATTTGATAAAATGTCTGCAGAACATCAG TCTCTTCTAGAAGCTATGGAGCAGCAATGTGTCTCTGTTGCTAAGGCTGGTCTCCTTGCAAGTTTATCAGCACGAACTTCTGTTTTAGCAGCGGCAAATCCTGTTGGTGGTCATTACAA CCGTGCAAAGACAGTGAATGAGAACTTGAAAATGAGTGCTGCTCTTCTCTCAcggtttgatttggttttcatATTACTTGACAAACCTGATGAAGTGCTGGATAAACGAGTCTCAGATCACATCATATCA CTTCATGCTGGATATGGAGAATATTCACAAGCAGCCAAAAAGTTACGGACAG CATCACTGCATGGAGGCATAGATATGAGTGTAAGAAATGGATCCTTGGTTTCACGGTTAAGACTGGACCCAAAGAAGGATGCTGATTTTGCTCCATTACCTGGTCCACTTCTTCGCAAATATATTGCTTATGCTAGAACTTATGTCTTTCCTAG GATGTCAAAACCAGCAGCAGAAATACTACAGAAGTTCTACTTGCAGCTTAGAGACCACAATACATCAGCTGATTGTACACCAATAACAGCGAGGCAACTGGAAAGTTTGGTGAGGCTGGCTGAAGCTCGAGCTCGGCTAGAGTTGAGAGAAGAAGTAACAGCCCAAGATGCAACG GATGTGGTTGAAATAATGAAAGAATCCCTATATGATAAATATGTAGATGAGCACGGCGTTGTAGATTTTGGTCGAAGTGGGGGGATGAGTCAACAAAAGGAAGCAAAACGGTTTCTAAGTGCCCTCAATAGGCAGTCAGAGTTGCAGCGAAAAGATACCTTTTCAATTTCT GAAATATACAGTTTAGCAGACAGAATTGGCCTAAGAGTTCCAGATATCGACACGTTTGTGGATAACTTAAACAGTGCTGGTTATCTACTCAAGAAGGGACCGAAGACATTTCAGGTACTATAA
- the LOC18100233 gene encoding probable DNA helicase MCM8 isoform X3, translating to MGAAVHKVFLSKCEDNFLDDGMKINIRLHNYPESMIALKNLKAAYIDKLVSVRGSVVKVSNVRPLVVQMNFNCAKCKYSILRIFPDGKFSPPTVCSLNGCKSRTFNPIRSSARAIDFQKIRLQELLRSEDHEEGRVPRTVECELTEDLVDACIPGDVVTVTGIIKTFNSNLDTGGGKSKNKNQGFYYLYLEVVSIKNSKLQSTSDNLQDSKCNARATELSDLFSFSPRDLEFIVKFSEEHGSDIFRQILQSICPSIYGHELVKAGITLALFGGVRKHSMDPNKVPVRGDIHVIIVGDPGLGKSQLLQAAAAVCPRGIYVCGNATTNAGLTVAVVKDAKTSDYAFEAGAMVLADSGLCCIDEFDKMSAEHQSLLEAMEQQCVSVAKAGLLASLSARTSVLAAANPVGGHYNRAKTVNENLKMSAALLSRFDLVFILLDKPDEVLDKRVSDHIISLHAGYGEYSQAAKKLRTASLHGGIDMSVRNGSLVSRLRLDPKKDADFAPLPGPLLRKYIAYARTYVFPRMSKPAAEILQKFYLQLRDHNTSADCTPITARQLESLVRLAEARARLELREEVTAQDATDVVEIMKESLYDKYVDEHGVVDFGRSGGMSQQKEAKRFLSALNRQSELQRKDTFSISEIYSLADRIGLRVPDIDTFVDNLNSAGYLLKKGPKTFQVLTSSYSRSQSSRG from the exons ATGGGGGCTGCAGTTCACAAG GTGTTTTTGAGCAAATGCGAGGACAACTTCTTAGATGATGGCATGAAGATAAACATCCGTCTTCACAACTACCCTGAATCTATGATTGCTTTGAAGAACCTAAAAGCAGCATATATTG ACAAGCTTGTATCTGTGCGGGGGAGTGTGGTTAAAGTTAGCAATGTGAGGCCACTAGTGGTACAAATGAATTTCAACTGTGCGAAGTGCAAATACAGCATTTTACGTATATTTCCTGATGGAAAATTTTCACCACCAACTGTTTGCTCTTTAAATGGGTGCAAGAGCAGAACTTTCAATCCAATTAGATCTTCTGCTAGAGCCATAGATTTTCAGAAAATAAG GCTACAGGAATTACTAAGATCTGAAGATCATGAAGAAGGACGGGTGCCACGAACAGTGGAATGCGAATTGACTGAAGATCTTGTTGATGCATGCATCCCTGGAGATGTGGTGACTGTCACTGGCATTATAAAAACATTCAATAGCAATTTGGATACAGGAGGAG gaaaatcaaaaaacaaaaatcaaggattttattatttgtatctAGAAGTGGTCTCTATAAAAAACTCGAAGTTGCAATCTACATCTGACAATTTGCAAGATTCCAAATGTAATGCAAGAGCTACAGAACTGTCTGATCTGTTCTCATTCTCTCCACGAGATCTGGAATTTATTGTGAAGTTCTCAGAAGAACATGGTTCAGATATCTTCCGGCAAATACTTCAGTCAATATGTCCATCTATCTATGGACACGAGCTTGTTAAAG CGGGGATAACATTAGCACTGTTTGGAGGTGTCCGGAAGCATTCAATGGATCCGAATAAGGTCCCTGTCAGAGGAGACATCCATGTTATAATTGTTG GTGATCCTGGACTAGGCAAGAGTCAATTACTGCAAGCAGCAGCAGCTGTTTGTCCACGTGGCATTTATGTGTGTGGCAACGCTACAACTAATGCTGGCCTCACTGTAGCTGTGGTCAAGGATGCCAAGACAAGTGACTATGCTTTTGAGGCTG GGGCAATGGTGCTCGCAGACAGTGGACTCTGTTGTATTGATGAATTTGATAAAATGTCTGCAGAACATCAG TCTCTTCTAGAAGCTATGGAGCAGCAATGTGTCTCTGTTGCTAAGGCTGGTCTCCTTGCAAGTTTATCAGCACGAACTTCTGTTTTAGCAGCGGCAAATCCTGTTGGTGGTCATTACAA CCGTGCAAAGACAGTGAATGAGAACTTGAAAATGAGTGCTGCTCTTCTCTCAcggtttgatttggttttcatATTACTTGACAAACCTGATGAAGTGCTGGATAAACGAGTCTCAGATCACATCATATCA CTTCATGCTGGATATGGAGAATATTCACAAGCAGCCAAAAAGTTACGGACAG CATCACTGCATGGAGGCATAGATATGAGTGTAAGAAATGGATCCTTGGTTTCACGGTTAAGACTGGACCCAAAGAAGGATGCTGATTTTGCTCCATTACCTGGTCCACTTCTTCGCAAATATATTGCTTATGCTAGAACTTATGTCTTTCCTAG GATGTCAAAACCAGCAGCAGAAATACTACAGAAGTTCTACTTGCAGCTTAGAGACCACAATACATCAGCTGATTGTACACCAATAACAGCGAGGCAACTGGAAAGTTTGGTGAGGCTGGCTGAAGCTCGAGCTCGGCTAGAGTTGAGAGAAGAAGTAACAGCCCAAGATGCAACG GATGTGGTTGAAATAATGAAAGAATCCCTATATGATAAATATGTAGATGAGCACGGCGTTGTAGATTTTGGTCGAAGTGGGGGGATGAGTCAACAAAAGGAAGCAAAACGGTTTCTAAGTGCCCTCAATAGGCAGTCAGAGTTGCAGCGAAAAGATACCTTTTCAATTTCT GAAATATACAGTTTAGCAGACAGAATTGGCCTAAGAGTTCCAGATATCGACACGTTTGTGGATAACTTAAACAGTGCTGGTTATCTACTCAAGAAGGGACCGAAGACATTTCAG GTGCTAACATCTTCTTACTCCCGGAGTCAGTCATCAAGGGGGTAA